In Entelurus aequoreus isolate RoL-2023_Sb linkage group LG12, RoL_Eaeq_v1.1, whole genome shotgun sequence, the DNA window caaaagagacgtcccgTCTCCGAacgaaaagttgctttattacaagcgagcgtcatttaaACAAGTCGAAAATGGAGGATTCCtgccttggagaagccaaactatCAGTTGCTATATTCCTTCTTTGTCTGTCTGGGTGTGCGCTAAGTCTTAACAGCAccacctgaccataaaaggaaatGTTTGTgtataagtgtctggaaaacaactgctttaagtcataacttaaaggtTGGGATTTGAACTACACGGGTAGTTTCCTCTCAAGGATATGGCtattttgttaaagttaaagtaccaatgattgtcacacacacgcactaggtgtggtgaaattatcctctgcatttgacccatcacccttgattatcatttggtgatttaacccccaattccaatccttgatgctgagtgtcaagcagggaggtaatgggtcccatttttatattctttggtatgactcggccgggggtttgaactcacgacctaccgatctcagggcggaccctctaaccacaaggccactgagcaggttttacattccgaagtcccaattagggcctccttcctacgagaagtgatccaattcacctgcgaatatcaaactaaggggccttatcttatcatgtgctcaaactgaaataccactgtgtACTCAAACTTgaaggtttgctttctccaagatgaatatgagcattcaccatatgtagaacataatatgagttattaATACACTtcaacactatttccacattcacccattcacacacacattcgcacactgatgacgggagctgccatgcaaggccctaaccacgacccatcaggagcaaaagTGAAGTGtctttgctcaaggacacaacggacgtgactaggttggtagaagctggggatcaaaccaggaaccctcaggttgctggcacggccactctcccaactgcgccacgccgtcccctaaatataaaaataatattaatgcgTTACGGTTTTTGGTTCCGAGTTAGGACTTAAATTCCTGGCAAGTGATGACAAGTCAAGCTGTCAGTAGTAGTACCTAAAAGTAGGTTGTGGAATGGGAAATGTGGAATCCAGGTGTTCATACAGGAGTGGTCTTAAAGGAATTTGCTGCTGAGGGTCTCTGCTCTGAGACACACGCACTAacacctgtgccaccgtgctgcctcactatacgaaagtcctgggttcaatcctgtgctcgggatctttctgtgtggagtttgcatgttctccccgtgactgtgtgggttccctccgggtactgcggcttcctcccacctccaaagacatgcacctcgggcatgattggcaacactaaattggccctggtgtgtgaatgttgtctgtctatctgttggccctgcgatgaggtggcgacttgtccagggtgtaccccaccttccgcccgaatgtagctgagataggctccagcaacccccgcgaccccgaacaggagaagcggtagaaaaaaaaatggatggtctCTGCTCTGTAagagtctagtccaggggtgtcaaactaattttagatcgggggccacatggagaaaagtctactctaaagtgggccggactggtaaaatgacggcacgataacttaaaaataacgacaacttcagattgttttctttgtttaaaaatagaacaagcacattctgaaaatgtacaaattataatgttgggtttttttttttacacttacatgttgcggttactagtattctatctttatttgtcgtatttatactttctgaataaattatgtgataatgttcatcagtcaactcattggtgttaattttcaacctatcaagataaaaaaaataatatcaaaatcaaattacagtatgttatttatgtagtttgctcattttcctcgactggtgcgctaacatgtggtttatttgatttttttttacatatgtagcatcatctacaaagatacaaagaattgctattgcgacatctagtggacacatgtagaacagcagtttctttcattcaaacatttcggctcattttatacttagcaaactcatcccgcgggtcggataaaacctgttcgcatccattttcttccgcttattggAAAGCCCATTTCCCAGCCAATTCCTTCAGTTCCATGTAGAAGACCTCAACGTTCTTAGGCCAGTTGTGAGACAAAAGTCCTTCCGACATGTCCTAGGTCTACCCAGAACCCCTTTTGCTGGTTGGACATGCTCGAGCCACCTCAActggcttctctcgatgtggCGTAGAAGCAGCTCCACCCAACTGACTCCTCACCCTGTCTTTAAGGGTGAGCCCAGTCACCCTGTCCTTTTGGTCAGTACTAAAGCTTGAGGATAAGTCATTTATATTGGCTGGTAATTTGAGAGCTTTGCATTCAGGTAATTACTGCAGGTACTGCACCTCTCCATCTCAAACAAGACATCGAGACACTTGAACATCtgaggcctatatatatatatgagtgtggaGGCGAATACCTCCTATCACCTCTATGGCCTCAGCATTCTCCTCTCCTCAGGCACAGGCGAGGTGGTGGCTATCATGATCCCGGAGCTCAAAGGTCGAGAGGTAGTCGCGCTGCTGGAGCGCAACGTAACAGTCACCATGACGATCACCATTGGAACGAGGAACCTGCAGAAATACGTGAGCAGGACGTCGGTTGTGTTCGTGTCCATCTCCTTCATCGTGCTGATGATCATCTCACTGGCATGGCTGGTCTTCTACTACATCCAGAGGTTTCGATACGCAAATGCAAGGGACCGCAATCAGGTAGGACAAATAGAAAATAAACAGACACAGAACAGTGAAGGGTTgtttaggtcagtgtttttcaaccttttttgagccaaggcacattttttttcattgaaaaaatccaggggGACACTATTCAATCCTCGTCGCCATTGTTGTGTGCCAAACTTGTCACTTATTAGTTCACTTATTAGCAATCTAAGCTTAATAATACACCAAAAGAAAGCTTATTGTCTTTTTCTGCCTTTTATTCCCGCTCTTACTTCTTCCACTTCCAGGTGtccaacacacaacacatgtcatcgtGTTCTGTGTCCCCCGCCCTTAAGTTCCCCTTACAATGGTTCCGGTATTGTCCTGTGACCCGAGTAACCAATACATGACAGACACCACCAGCTGAAAATGTCAAAAACGAAACTCAATAGTCTATATTGACAATCtaaagtcgttctcatcaaatacctgatgcaattgttcgatatgacttcaaaccataaccatcattaattctcttgtctcaaagtaggcttacaaagcaatgagctacctgctaccacctactggtacggaagagtattacatggtcactctgctgatctccagacagcacagacactctacaacggcacattgtttgcggattataattattggtttgcaaaaaaatatttttccgaccgattaggtgaaattgcataatttccaacggcacaccaaacaatatctcacggtacactagcgtgccacggcacagtggttgaaaaacactggtttaggccAGTCATAATCCGAACTTCCTGTCTCCTCCAGCGTCGTCTTGGAGACGCAGCCAAAAAGGCGATCAGCAAGCTGCAGGTGCGCACCATCAGGAAGGGCGACCAAGAGACCGAGGCGGACTTTGACAACTGCGCCGTGTGTATCGAAGGTTACAAGGCCAACGACGTGGTCCGCATCCTGCCCTGCAGGTAGACACTGTGCACTCCGAGTATGCCCCTTCCTGTTGTTGGGCCTGACTCCACTTGTCTCTGTCATTGAAGACATTTGTTCCACAAGACCTGTGTGGACCCGTGGCTGTTGGACCATCGCACGTGTCCCATGTGCAAAATGAACATCTTGAAGGCGCTCGGCATTGCTGTGAGTATGGCAGCAGGAGAATATAATTGGTTCTTTTTAATGCACCTCTGTTCGTCTTCTGTACAGCTGAATGCAGACTGTCTGGATGACTTGACGTTGGACTATGACCTGGCTCTGGGTGGCGTAGCGGGTGTCGGCATGGGTGGAGTTGGGGCCTTGGCCCTGGAGGCCGTAGTTTCTGGGGCGTCCAGCGATGGCACGCTAAGCGAGGGAGGCTCCTCTGTGGTGTTGGACCCTGGGGTGCGAAGGGTGGGACTGCCGCAGGATTACCAGGACCCCGACACCCTAAGGGACAGTCCCTTGACGGCCACTACCGACACGCACACAGGGTGAACATCGGTGTTGCTAGCTACTCCCTGTGTTTACAAACGCCATACCTTTTGGCAAACACTATTTTTAGTTCCCCTATTGAAAAGCTTCTAGCAGctcattatgtgtctccatacacagtgtggagccgctcccctaatcTAATAATCATCATCTCCTTTATGGCAAAAAAAACGAATCTCTCAGTATCTTAAGGACACTAGAGGATGAGGcttaacatgttacacaccgagagcaagccaggagcaggcatgttgATAGCTAAGCTAAGCTCGCTTTTGAACAACACTAAGAAATAAGTGCTTGGTAAAATTTAAGAAGTGGAGATGGTAccgcgttacagcagaaagtaagcagttattaaaaggaaattagcaagtaaattaataaaagtCTAGACTAGAGAAAGGATGATAAAAGTGcgggtgtgtcagcattgtcacagtcagcacACAACACGTAAGAGGAGGGCCGATTGACCCgttaattgacaaaaaaaaagatcagtgtatcaggggtagggaacctatggctctggaGCCAGATGTggttcttttgatgactgcatctggctctcaggtaAATCTTAGCtggcattgcttaacacgataagtaatgaataattacgCTGGTAattacagtgttaaaaataacgttcaaaatataaaacgttctcatgcattttaatctatCCATCCGTTTTccaccgcacctgttcaagaagttgcaTTAATGGTATGAAGTATTTTAATTACTATTGgtaagcttcagaataacaatgttattacaaagaataagagacttatcatACTCATATCATATcataaaatgttggtcttacttaaaatgcacgcatttagttgtattcagtgttaaaacatATCATATGGCtctcatggaaatacattttaaaatattttgctttcatggctctcagccaaaaaggttcccgacccctgcagtACATGATCAATACTTGAATGATTAGGttgctattttaattttaattttttgtttttgttaatgtttgcaaactcaataaataattgtCTAGACACAGGATGACTTTCAGTGcataaaccaaaggatttaaatgagtagtagatagtaatgtttgcttttgtttagttattgtgttttGCTCACAcacttgtatgtaataaaagaggatAAGGAGCTGGTTTAAATATTGTGATAGTATTGTCAATAACAGTAAATGGATTAACAAAATATCACAGTTAATACACATATGATAGGTATTGGTCTTTCtcactcactcatggatgatcggtatctgcAGCATAAAACTCTGTTTGGAACATCTCTTGTCTTGACACCTTGTTCCTCCTACAGGTGAGCTCCAGCCGATTGCGAGTAGCGCTTCTGTGGCTTCGCTGGTCATTGCTGTGGAAACTGGTCTTTTAGATGAGGAGGCGCCCATGGAACGAGTCCTGAAGGAGCCCCAATAAATCCATAACCGAGCAAACTAAGAATTGCAGACAGAAGCTGGTTCCGGTTTGGATTGGTTCTGCACTGGAGGTATTCAAAAACTGATGCAGGGCTCGAGTCTAGACCGTAATGGCCCTAAACACACCCAAAGAACTGGCCCAGTTTGGATCTGTTATTATTCTTCTCAGTATGTTCCAGTCTGATAAAAGTATCTGTAGTCACTGAAATCTCTAATCCTGCCTCGTCTGGATTCACACTAGACTTCCTGAATCTTAAAAGAAACATTTGATCAGGAAAATGTTCTCTGGAATGTTCTATTACCTGAGCCTTTCCACACAGACCCATTGCTCACTTCCTGTTGTGCTCCAAAATCCAACTCCAGTTTTTTTGTGGACTAAGTTCACTCTGCCAGGTGATGTCATGTGCTGAATTTTTAGGTTGACTTGGCAGTATTACAGCTCACAGTATTCAACTCACTTTTCAGCTCCCCCTTTTTTCTGCCTGTGTGTACAATTGTTGCAGATTGGTTTAAATTTCAGATGTTCTCCGTCCTCGGTCGTCATCAGGACCCCCCCaccaaaacaaaaaatttaaaaaaggctgGTGATGTCAAGAAAGGAAACTAAAGATGTGGACCTCATATATTCTGCCTGAGGTATGAAGCAGTGTACCATAATCTCATGCtgccttttttaaaaacaacctACATTTGTCCCGTCTCTTGACAATCAATTTTTTAATCCTTTATCACATTTTGTCCCGTCTGGCAAATACTTTTTAGATTTATTCCTCTAAATTCACAGTGACGCCATAAAAAGAGACTGCAGAGGGGCGGCGTGTAAATATGAAAGCCTGTTGTGGCGCTGCCGCTGAGACGGATAAAGATTGTCATCTATTTTGATACCAGAAGagatgtttatttttgtaatgctCACACTCAGCAACCAAGACTGACTGACCCCCGCCTGACCCCGTTACTTCTCCCGCTGTGCAGCCATGCTGGTCCTCAGCACGGTGCTGACGTGTTCTTGTTGTAAATATTAAACTGCTTGAAGCGGACCTTGTTGATAGGGGGTTGGTTGATCATTTCTGGGACGGAGATGTGACCCGCTAAATGTGTtgcctggctgtcttgtttgaatTCTTTTAAATGTTGATTATTTCACATGTCCTGGACTGAAGTTgcatctaaaataaataaaaaaataaccacCATTGGTTGTGTGAAATGTAGACTTTAAATTTTACACTTGGAGGAAATAAATATGTTCTTCCTCACATACTTGGGTCAAATTAACTGTTTTATGGGGAGCTGTGAGCTACAACATTTGCTTTTTCTGTTGTAAAACCCTCCCTTAAAAATTTAAAGTTCTTCCTAAAAATGCTTGCAAGCTTTCACTTCACCATCTCAGTGGCGAGTCAATGGTGTAccctatacattttattttagcactgtaatAGTATGTGATAATGACGATGCACTGTCATGGCTGCTTTTGTGAATGGTGTTTTAATTAAACCTGTCTGTTGTGTTGTAAGattttcttgtttttattatttctcATTCAGTTGGGGATTAGGGAGGGAACAAGTATGACAGAAATTAAAGTCATATTTTACCACACggaaaaatacaaaaacagcAGACTTGACCATTAACTGTCAATTTTATTGTTAAGAGCTTAGGACTACAGCAATAAATCAGCcataaaaatggagcaataatgGAGGTTTGTGTTGTTTGAAGCATGTGGATCAGATCAGGATCTTCTTTTTGCTATTCTGAAAGAGAatgtatacttatatacatatgtatgtatgaataaatatatgtttatacatatttatatattaatgtgtgtgctaaaaatgtaatttaaaacatttgtacccacgacacgtacaacacttaagaccgtcagtatatcagtatgtggaattaaattatggaatggattaagcaaataaatccaacaatgtactaatatgatccacttcaagaaactcttcaagtgtttacaaagtacaaagaagaaccatgataaacattctgaatttattttgtccatccattcattttctagatactcttatttatctcactatatgaaatataactcacttcactcactatttatttatttattttttaatgttactACTTATGGAGtattttgtgaataaattgagaatggggtaagattaaataagctctgcttcttatactcctttttgaacatgttgaacagAGAaaatggaaattgtgatgtatcatgttgtatgcatgcatgttccaaataaacacaaactcaactcaactaatcagattaatcacagggttGCTGTGGATTGAattcgattaatcacgattattcatttttaatgtatattaatcATGTTTAGCTTTGCATTTGCAAATAGACTCAACAAAGAAGAGAATATACTTTATATGCTTGTAGCATATTTATTAAACACCTATAGCATCATGTTAACGAACAAAAGCTATTTGCTTTTAAACAAACATGTATTCACATTAATGTTGACCTGTCACTTATTTTGTGTTATGGTTGTATTTCAAGATAAAAGTGCTTTAAAGACAAGAAAACTCCTTCCGACGGGGTGTGCATAACACTACGTCAATCCACTGTTCCCTCATGTTTTTTTGGTATTCAAATGTCCCATTAAGAAGGCCAACATGCTGAGTAACATCTTCCATATTCACTTGTTTGGTTCTGCAGTCAGTTTAACCTCCATTTGCATATAAGCAGGATGGTAACACTACTTGGACACACTGCCGGAAATGCGTTGCCAGAGACATTTCCGGGAGTTTAAGTCATTTTCTGCTGAAGATGGGctgcattacatttttttaatcagattaacatacagtacaggccaaaagtttggacaaaccttctcattcaatgcgttttttttattttcatgactattttttgtatggtagattgtcactgaaggcatcagaactatgaatgaacacatgtggagttatgtacttaacaaaaaaaggtgaaataactgaaaatatgttttatattctagttttttcatAATTGCCACTCTTTGGTCTTAtttcttttttgcacactcttggcattctctcaatgagcttcaagaggttgtcacctgaaatggttttcacttcacaagtgtccTAGTTTTGATGCCTGTAGTGACAATCTACATAATCTAatctaaatagtcatgaaaataaagaaaatacattgaaatgataaggtgtgtccaaacttttaacctgtactgtatgtaaaacCTTTTGATCATGTTAATAATTATATACAGTAATGTCATAGTAAAACGGGTTAACGCATGCGATTAATCTTAAAAAAG includes these proteins:
- the LOC133662122 gene encoding LOW QUALITY PROTEIN: RING finger protein 150-like (The sequence of the model RefSeq protein was modified relative to this genomic sequence to represent the inferred CDS: substituted 1 base at 1 genomic stop codon): MAPCSVVAACRSLALSTWLLSFCFVHLLCLDFTVAEREEWYTAFVNITYVEPATKAVRTDKTECGRYGEHSPKRDAKGVVVLPAAPHDRQACDPSTPFPAPAHAGAWVALIARGNCTYKDKIRHAAEHNASAVVIFNVGSAIANDTITMPHPGTGEVVAIMIPELKGREVVALLERNVTVTMTITIGTRNLQKYVSRTSVVFVSISFIVLMIISLAWLVFYYIQRFRYANARDRNQRRLGDAAKKAISKLQVRTIRKGDQETEADFDNCAVCIEGYKANDVVRILPCRHLFHKTCVDPWLLDHRTCPMCKMNILKALGIALNADCLDDLTLDYDLALGGVAGVGMGGVGALALEAVVSGASSDGTLSEGGSSVVLDPGVRRVGLPQDYQDPDTLRDSPLTATTDTHTGXTSLQPIASSASVASLVIAVETGLLDEEAPMERVLKEPQ